The Mesobacillus jeotgali genome window below encodes:
- a CDS encoding ABC transporter permease: protein MKFKTVLNAAIGFSLLIAVWQFIIVIGDYDEALFPPPLKVWEGIVSLILDGTLFTHIQVSLYRFLAGYLSAVIAAVLLGLILGRLPLLWNVLDPVAQVLRPVSPIAWSPFIVLWFGIGDIPAIVIIFIAAFFPVLLSTVSAVRKVDQNYLKVAQNLEIKGFKLLTKVIFPAAFPYIANGLHIAVGTAWVFLVAGEMVGAQSGLGYLIIDARNSMRLDFVMAGIVFIGISGLLLDKAVGVFEAWINRQWGIGKN from the coding sequence ATGAAATTCAAGACGGTTCTTAATGCGGCCATAGGTTTTTCTTTATTGATTGCAGTATGGCAATTCATCATAGTGATTGGCGATTACGATGAGGCCCTTTTCCCGCCTCCTCTTAAGGTTTGGGAAGGCATAGTTTCCCTTATTTTGGACGGAACTCTGTTTACACATATTCAGGTTAGTCTATACCGGTTCCTAGCAGGCTATTTATCAGCAGTAATAGCTGCTGTCCTGCTCGGCTTGATTCTTGGGCGCCTTCCTTTACTATGGAATGTTCTTGATCCGGTAGCTCAAGTTTTAAGGCCTGTATCGCCAATTGCATGGTCACCATTTATTGTCCTATGGTTCGGAATAGGGGATATCCCGGCCATCGTCATTATCTTTATTGCAGCATTTTTCCCTGTATTGCTGTCAACGGTTTCGGCGGTACGGAAAGTTGATCAGAATTATTTAAAGGTGGCACAGAACCTAGAAATTAAGGGGTTCAAGCTGTTAACTAAAGTTATTTTTCCAGCTGCCTTCCCATACATTGCAAACGGCCTTCATATCGCCGTAGGAACTGCCTGGGTCTTTCTTGTGGCAGGAGAGATGGTTGGAGCGCAATCAGGATTGGGGTATTTGATTATCGATGCAAGAAACTCCATGAGACTTGATTTTGTCATGGCGGGCATTGTGTTTATAGGAATTTCCGGTTTGCTCCTGGATAAGGCCGTTGGTGTCTTCGAGGCATGGATCAACCGGCAATGGGGGATTGGAAAAAATTAA
- a CDS encoding FixH family protein, producing MKKFLVLFITLFFMITGCSNSESGVNQEKEPELLEVDLIAPEDLLIGNEVVLAAEVTQGEEKVEDADEVKFEVRKVGDEDSEMIDATHQGKGIFEIKKTFKEDGEYMVTAHVTARSMHNMPSEKITVGNPAGTGSDTEHQHSESTDSHENGDTTEGNHHHGNVSIELDTNQDFKVNQKVNLSAQINNENQPLTDARVRFEIWYGEDSNHEFVDGTEMGNGVYIYEKVFPKTGTYHIKVHVEKGEIHDHKEEAITVS from the coding sequence ATGAAAAAATTTCTGGTCCTATTTATTACTCTATTTTTTATGATTACAGGATGCTCCAATTCAGAATCAGGTGTAAACCAAGAGAAAGAACCTGAATTATTGGAAGTTGACCTTATTGCTCCAGAAGATCTTCTTATAGGTAACGAAGTCGTTCTGGCAGCGGAAGTCACACAAGGCGAGGAAAAAGTGGAAGACGCTGATGAAGTCAAATTTGAAGTTCGCAAAGTTGGAGACGAGGATTCGGAAATGATTGATGCAACTCATCAAGGAAAAGGCATTTTTGAAATTAAGAAAACCTTTAAAGAAGATGGGGAGTATATGGTAACGGCTCATGTTACTGCAAGGTCGATGCATAATATGCCAAGTGAAAAAATAACGGTTGGAAATCCTGCTGGAACTGGCAGTGATACAGAACATCAACATAGTGAATCTACAGACTCCCACGAGAATGGGGATACAACAGAGGGTAACCACCATCATGGTAATGTATCAATTGAACTGGATACTAACCAAGACTTTAAAGTGAATCAGAAAGTGAATCTGTCAGCTCAAATTAATAATGAAAATCAGCCTTTGACAGACGCAAGAGTCCGATTCGAGATCTGGTATGGCGAAGATTCCAACCATGAATTTGTCGACGGAACTGAAATGGGAAATGGTGTCTATATTTATGAAAAAGTTTTTCCGAAAACAGGTACTTATCATATAAAGGTTCATGTTGAAAAGGGTGAGATTCACGACCATAAAGAAGAAGCAATTACAGTTAGTTAA
- a CDS encoding DUF4242 domain-containing protein has protein sequence MATLYLVESIFNSAVKDKESFEKKAGEIRDELGKQNATLIEVQVAKDLSRAFFILEAEERNVINESLRTLGVPVTLIKPVRLVGRDLEEVKKQADKVNYLVEWNLPENLTMDAYLERKSKNSVHYSEVPEVTFSRTYVCEDMTKCLCFYDSPDESTVKKAREAVSAPIDTITELS, from the coding sequence ATGGCAACTTTATATTTAGTGGAATCAATTTTTAACAGTGCAGTAAAAGATAAAGAGTCCTTTGAAAAAAAGGCCGGTGAGATCCGTGATGAGTTAGGTAAGCAAAATGCGACATTAATTGAGGTCCAAGTAGCAAAGGATTTATCCCGTGCTTTCTTTATTCTTGAGGCGGAAGAACGAAATGTCATAAATGAAAGTCTAAGGACATTAGGTGTTCCTGTCACTTTAATCAAGCCTGTCCGTCTTGTTGGCAGAGATTTAGAAGAAGTGAAAAAACAGGCTGACAAAGTTAATTACCTTGTTGAATGGAACCTTCCAGAAAATCTGACAATGGATGCCTACCTAGAAAGAAAATCCAAGAATTCCGTTCACTATTCGGAAGTTCCTGAAGTGACATTCTCAAGGACCTATGTATGTGAAGATATGACAAAATGTCTTTGCTTCTATGATTCTCCAGATGAGTCTACAGTCAAGAAGGCTCGCGAAGCTGTTAGTGCGCCAATCGATACGATTACTGAATTGTCATAA
- a CDS encoding magnesium transporter CorA family protein, whose product MLIYSTKNKSVTKKDDISLPASREDIAWIHFHPSNAHQFEHFIKSLNIHPLALKELQEFSDIPKIDVFKNEAIISLMAIQQDYTRVKITVLIGHNYVVSKVEKDLCLVNNLEQPFLENPQKMSHIGMILFHILDQTISQDLEMIDQIADEIQSLEKKVFKDPFENKIARSVYRWKATLHELRQTMEAQEDIMETISSEKFPFTNEESGFFIRNLNNNYARIINALDTFKESLNSIFNLQMTLKADHSNTIMKTLTLVSVIFLPMTFLAGLYGMNFEIIPELKWDYGYLYALVLMLVTGLSIALYFRKKGWWGSKEKE is encoded by the coding sequence ATGCTCATATACTCAACAAAGAATAAGTCCGTTACAAAAAAAGATGACATCTCTCTTCCTGCTTCCAGGGAAGATATTGCATGGATTCATTTTCATCCATCGAATGCCCATCAATTTGAACACTTTATCAAAAGCTTGAACATTCACCCTTTGGCATTGAAAGAATTACAGGAATTTAGCGATATTCCAAAGATCGATGTTTTTAAGAATGAGGCCATTATTTCTCTAATGGCGATTCAGCAGGATTATACCCGAGTTAAAATTACAGTCTTGATCGGCCATAATTATGTAGTGTCAAAGGTTGAAAAGGACCTTTGTTTAGTAAATAACTTAGAGCAGCCATTCCTTGAAAATCCCCAAAAGATGTCTCACATTGGAATGATTCTGTTCCATATCCTTGACCAAACCATATCTCAGGATTTAGAAATGATCGATCAAATTGCGGATGAAATTCAAAGCTTGGAGAAAAAGGTTTTTAAAGATCCTTTTGAAAATAAAATTGCCAGAAGTGTATATCGGTGGAAAGCAACCCTGCATGAATTAAGGCAGACCATGGAGGCACAGGAAGATATAATGGAAACGATTAGTTCAGAAAAATTCCCTTTCACTAATGAGGAATCTGGATTTTTCATAAGAAATCTTAACAATAATTATGCCCGAATCATTAACGCACTCGACACCTTTAAAGAAAGCCTTAACAGCATTTTTAATCTACAGATGACACTTAAAGCCGATCACTCCAATACAATCATGAAAACATTGACTCTCGTCAGTGTCATATTCCTGCCAATGACCTTTTTAGCCGGTCTATACGGGATGAACTTTGAAATCATTCCAGAGTTGAAGTGGGATTACGGCTATCTTTACGCGCTAGTTTTAATGCTTGTAACTGGTTTATCCATTGCCTTATACTTTCGGAAAAAAGGTTGGTGGGGAAGTAAAGAGAAGGAATAA
- a CDS encoding acyl-CoA dehydrogenase family protein — MTSLAVLIQEQLKPFVRRIDAEAYYAEGFLKSIGKAGFLNSDTGVDFSTEVRVVEEVSKICMTTGFNLWCHLASLTYIRNSENRYLKEEILPQLENGQFLGGTGLSNPMKYYAGLETLHLKATRTDKGYIVNGQLPSVSNLGKDHWFGIIAEVSPDQRMMAVVPCNALGLTLKAKLEYLGVNGSATYSCAFDEVAIPEEWVVSHDVDSFIVKIRPAFVLYQIPLGLGVTEASIGSIRQVCNKQGGCNDFLPIQPDELEKELEQIRTELYKLADGRELLQQWKALLQLRLRTAYLASKAAHGSMLHQGGAGYLKYSAPSRRLRESYFLLNLTPTVKHLEKMLQIK; from the coding sequence ATGACGAGTTTGGCGGTCTTAATCCAGGAACAGCTTAAGCCATTCGTGCGAAGAATTGACGCTGAAGCCTACTATGCAGAGGGATTTTTAAAAAGCATTGGCAAAGCTGGATTCTTGAATTCCGATACTGGGGTAGACTTTTCAACAGAAGTCCGTGTGGTAGAAGAAGTATCTAAAATCTGCATGACAACCGGTTTTAACCTTTGGTGCCACCTTGCCTCATTAACCTATATCCGAAATAGTGAAAATAGGTATCTAAAGGAAGAAATTTTACCGCAGTTGGAAAATGGCCAGTTTCTGGGCGGGACCGGGCTTTCCAATCCGATGAAGTATTATGCCGGGCTGGAAACTTTGCATTTAAAAGCGACCAGGACGGACAAAGGATATATTGTGAATGGGCAATTGCCTTCTGTTTCAAATCTGGGGAAAGATCACTGGTTCGGCATTATTGCCGAGGTTAGCCCTGATCAAAGAATGATGGCAGTGGTTCCGTGTAATGCACTAGGGCTTACCCTGAAAGCAAAGCTCGAGTATTTAGGCGTAAACGGCAGTGCCACTTATTCATGTGCTTTTGATGAAGTGGCGATTCCTGAGGAATGGGTCGTCTCACATGATGTCGACTCATTCATTGTTAAAATAAGGCCGGCCTTCGTGCTTTATCAAATACCGCTTGGTTTGGGAGTGACGGAGGCATCCATTGGTTCCATCCGTCAGGTTTGCAATAAGCAGGGAGGCTGCAACGATTTCCTTCCTATTCAGCCAGATGAACTAGAGAAAGAATTAGAACAAATCCGTACGGAATTGTATAAACTCGCTGACGGACGAGAGCTCTTGCAACAATGGAAGGCCCTTCTTCAATTACGGCTTCGCACTGCTTATCTTGCTTCAAAAGCTGCTCATGGAAGCATGCTTCATCAAGGAGGAGCAGGTTATCTGAAGTACAGTGCACCATCAAGAAGATTAAGAGAATCATATTTTCTCTTGAATCTGACTCCTACCGTTAAGCATCTTGAAAAAATGCTCCAAATTAAATAG
- a CDS encoding helix-turn-helix domain-containing protein has protein sequence MRESKYDLPCNIAQTLNIIGDRWTLLVLHEILAGRTTFNEIKKELNGISSNILSDRLKHLEQSGLVSSSLYSEHPPRYEYRLTESGKELEGVFNAMIMWGRNNLDKCYKKLIHTECKHEVELAYYCPHCKRNVDELEAIELETVDTTGLK, from the coding sequence ATGAGAGAATCTAAATATGATTTACCATGCAATATCGCTCAAACCCTTAATATCATTGGAGATCGGTGGACCTTACTGGTATTACACGAAATCTTAGCAGGAAGAACCACTTTTAATGAAATAAAGAAAGAACTAAATGGTATTTCATCCAATATACTGTCAGACCGCTTAAAACATTTGGAGCAGTCGGGACTTGTAAGCTCTTCACTATATTCAGAGCATCCCCCAAGGTATGAATATAGGCTTACAGAAAGCGGCAAAGAACTCGAAGGAGTTTTTAATGCCATGATCATGTGGGGCAGGAACAATCTTGATAAATGCTACAAGAAATTAATTCATACAGAGTGCAAGCATGAAGTGGAATTAGCCTACTATTGTCCACACTGTAAAAGAAATGTCGATGAACTAGAAGCAATCGAACTTGAAACAGTAGACACAACTGGACTAAAATAA
- a CDS encoding ABC transporter ATP-binding protein, translating into MSQNPIIKVNQVSKSFPNNNKITKVLDDISLDINHGETISILGESGCGKSTLLNIIGGFEEADAGQVVLEGKPVTKPTRKCIMLFQNYGLLPWRSALKNVELGLEGLNLNAKERRERALHYLALVGLEDKGELFPHEVSGGMKQRIAIARALALQPEMILMDEPFAALDTFNRYYLQDELLRIQSQEKTTIALVTHDIDEAIYLSDRIFIMQANPGTIHKEVKIQLSKPRDRSHSDFQHYRKMIFEEFHFNRTNPTIEYHI; encoded by the coding sequence TTGAGTCAGAATCCAATCATTAAAGTTAATCAAGTAAGTAAAAGCTTTCCTAACAACAATAAGATTACGAAAGTTTTGGACGATATTTCACTTGATATCAATCATGGAGAAACCATTTCTATTCTAGGTGAAAGTGGCTGTGGAAAAAGCACTCTGTTAAACATTATCGGTGGCTTTGAGGAGGCAGATGCAGGGCAAGTCGTATTAGAGGGAAAACCTGTCACCAAGCCAACTCGTAAATGTATCATGCTTTTCCAAAACTATGGTTTGCTCCCATGGAGATCTGCACTAAAAAACGTTGAACTTGGCCTGGAGGGCTTGAACCTTAATGCTAAGGAGCGAAGGGAGCGCGCTTTACATTATTTAGCGCTGGTAGGTCTAGAAGATAAAGGCGAATTGTTCCCCCATGAGGTTTCAGGTGGGATGAAGCAAAGGATTGCGATTGCAAGGGCTCTTGCACTACAGCCTGAGATGATTCTCATGGATGAGCCGTTTGCTGCGCTGGACACATTCAATCGCTATTATCTTCAAGACGAACTCCTTAGAATTCAATCACAGGAAAAAACCACTATTGCCCTTGTTACACATGATATCGACGAAGCCATCTATTTGTCGGATCGGATTTTTATCATGCAAGCCAATCCAGGCACGATTCACAAGGAAGTCAAAATCCAATTGTCAAAACCTCGTGATCGAAGCCACAGTGATTTTCAGCATTACAGGAAAATGATCTTCGAAGAATTCCATTTTAACCGTACGAATCCAACGATTGAGTATCATATCTAA
- a CDS encoding ABC transporter substrate-binding protein, which yields MKKPIRRFILLMLAAVLTLSLAACGSGSSKSTGDGEKKTVKIGYLPITHAVPLYIEKEMQEYENFNLELVKFGSWPELMDALNTGRIDGASVLVTLAMKAKEQGIDLSAVALGHRDGNVFVTANDINSAEDLKGKTFAIPHKFSTHNILLYQMLKQNGLKYEDVKAVEMPPAEMPAALSEGRIAGYVVAEPFGAISVAIEKGKVLYQDQDVWKDSIDCTLVLRNDFIKKDSKVAQEFVDQYVKAGDLAELKDEHTHEMSSKYMKVEKDVLDLSFKWISYDDLKIKEAEFEELRKNLMEMGLMENPPTYSEFVDHSLIDKAM from the coding sequence ATGAAAAAGCCCATTAGAAGATTCATCCTGCTTATGCTGGCAGCTGTCCTTACCCTGTCACTAGCTGCTTGCGGGTCAGGCAGCAGCAAATCAACAGGAGATGGCGAGAAGAAAACGGTTAAGATTGGCTATCTGCCAATTACACATGCTGTACCGCTTTATATTGAAAAAGAAATGCAAGAATATGAGAATTTTAATTTGGAATTGGTGAAATTCGGTTCGTGGCCTGAACTGATGGATGCATTGAATACAGGCAGAATTGATGGAGCTTCTGTTCTGGTTACATTAGCGATGAAGGCAAAGGAACAGGGGATTGATTTAAGTGCCGTCGCATTAGGGCATCGTGATGGAAATGTATTCGTCACCGCTAACGATATTAACAGCGCAGAGGATTTAAAAGGGAAAACATTTGCTATTCCGCATAAGTTTTCGACTCACAACATCTTGTTGTATCAAATGCTAAAGCAAAATGGGCTTAAGTATGAAGATGTAAAGGCAGTTGAAATGCCGCCTGCCGAAATGCCAGCCGCTTTGTCTGAAGGAAGGATTGCCGGTTATGTAGTGGCAGAACCGTTTGGTGCCATTTCAGTTGCGATTGAAAAAGGCAAGGTCCTTTATCAGGATCAGGATGTTTGGAAAGACTCAATAGACTGCACCTTAGTGTTGCGCAATGATTTTATTAAAAAGGATAGTAAGGTTGCACAGGAATTTGTTGACCAGTATGTCAAAGCTGGTGATTTAGCAGAGTTAAAGGATGAGCACACCCATGAGATGTCATCCAAATATATGAAGGTTGAAAAAGATGTGCTTGACCTTTCATTCAAATGGATTTCTTATGATGATTTGAAAATCAAGGAAGCGGAATTTGAGGAACTTAGGAAAAATCTCATGGAAATGGGATTAATGGAGAATCCTCCGACTTACAGTGAATTTGTAGATCATTCTTTAATAGATAAAGCGATGTGA